One genomic window of Synergistes jonesii includes the following:
- a CDS encoding MBL fold metallo-hydrolase, with protein MTDCGGGIYCIDAHYEGDGVDSVCLLLSQGRAALIETANNASLGYTLAAMESLGVGRGDVDFVCVTHVHLDHAGGAGSYMREFPNARLVLHPRGARHMADPSKLMESVRSVYGGAETERLYGELVPVPRERMLTPADGERLSFGGMTLFCLNAPGHAEHQMIFFEEGARALFAGDAFGISYPWMKDRGGRRWAFPSTSPVQFAPEAMASTIDRILSLQPARVFLTHFGEIGEIEGNAALLKEGIKKYVDIAIAAGGDEGKIRVGLSRLYEEMASERGTALPAGTPEASAPLDVALNAQGLAFWYKTAHARDEG; from the coding sequence ATGACGGACTGCGGAGGCGGCATATACTGCATCGACGCGCATTACGAGGGCGACGGAGTCGACTCGGTCTGCCTGCTGCTGTCGCAGGGCAGGGCGGCGCTGATCGAGACGGCCAACAACGCTTCGCTCGGCTATACGCTCGCCGCGATGGAGAGTCTCGGAGTCGGGCGCGGCGACGTGGACTTCGTATGCGTCACGCACGTACACCTCGACCACGCCGGCGGCGCCGGCAGCTACATGCGCGAGTTCCCGAACGCGAGGCTCGTGCTACATCCGCGCGGCGCGCGCCACATGGCGGACCCCTCCAAGCTGATGGAGAGCGTCCGTTCGGTATACGGCGGCGCCGAGACGGAGCGCCTCTACGGCGAACTCGTGCCCGTGCCGCGGGAACGCATGCTCACGCCGGCCGACGGCGAAAGACTGAGCTTCGGCGGCATGACGCTGTTCTGCCTCAATGCCCCGGGGCACGCCGAGCACCAGATGATATTCTTCGAGGAAGGGGCGCGGGCTTTATTCGCCGGCGACGCGTTCGGCATCTCCTACCCTTGGATGAAGGACCGCGGCGGCCGCCGCTGGGCCTTCCCTTCGACGTCGCCGGTACAGTTCGCGCCGGAGGCGATGGCCTCCACGATAGATAGAATCTTGTCGCTTCAGCCGGCGCGCGTCTTCCTGACGCATTTCGGCGAGATCGGCGAAATAGAGGGCAACGCCGCGCTGCTCAAAGAGGGAATAAAAAAATACGTCGATATCGCGATCGCAGCGGGCGGAGACGAAGGGAAGATCCGCGTCGGGCTCTCACGGCTCTACGAAGAGATGGCGTCTGAGCGCGGGACGGCGTTGCCCGCCGGCACGCCGGAGGCTTCCGCTCCGTTAGACGTCGCGCTAAACGCGCAGGGGCTCGCCTTCTGGTACAAAACGGCGCACGCGCGCGATGAAGGCTGA
- the pepF gene encoding oligoendopeptidase F: MDKENKKELGLGKSAALPERAGIPEEYKWRLEDIYPTQEKWEEEFSALKARLPELAEFRGTLARSTARVKELFKLRDELSITLEKLFVYANMRSHEDTADSKRQGPANRISALSVEFAAASSYVTPELLSMPKERLEEFSKAPELSEYSFGLRELLRRREHVLSEAEEMIIARAGDMAGAAENAFSMLTNADMAFPAIKDEKGKRVEMSEERAVAYLRSRRRAVRKAAFESLYSPFCAMKNTLGATFDGMLKGAKFYAACRKYASPLAEALDADDIPLSVYDNLIDTIEKNLAPMYRYMELRRRALRVRELQMFDLYVPLVADPFKDIAWSDAKKMMFRFLAPLGEEYVAQTRRGLAEGWVDVFPNRGKRSGAYSWGSYATHPYIFMNYTNNLNDVMTLVHEMGHSMHSYYSHKSQPYATAGYCIFTAEVASTTNEVLFLSGLLAETKERRRRLYLLNRRLENIRTTVYRQTMFAAFEREAHERAAKGGDTTPEGLKELWYALNRKYYGGGVVINEQLKMEWARIPHFYTPFYVYQYSTGFSAATALARGILERGEPAAKKYLSFLTKGGSDHPIELLKGAGVDMSTPAPVEAVVREFEETLDEMEALI; the protein is encoded by the coding sequence TTGGATAAAGAAAACAAAAAAGAGCTTGGACTGGGAAAGAGCGCTGCCCTGCCGGAGCGCGCGGGGATCCCCGAAGAATATAAATGGCGCTTAGAGGATATTTACCCGACTCAGGAGAAGTGGGAGGAGGAATTTTCCGCGCTCAAGGCGCGCCTGCCTGAGCTGGCGGAGTTCCGCGGTACGCTCGCGCGCTCTACGGCGCGCGTGAAGGAATTGTTCAAGCTGCGCGACGAGCTTTCTATAACGCTGGAGAAGCTCTTCGTCTACGCGAACATGAGGAGCCACGAGGACACCGCCGACTCTAAGCGCCAGGGGCCCGCGAACAGAATATCGGCGCTCTCCGTCGAGTTCGCGGCCGCGTCGAGCTACGTCACGCCCGAGCTTCTTTCGATGCCTAAGGAAAGGCTCGAAGAATTCTCAAAGGCCCCGGAGCTTTCGGAATACTCCTTCGGGCTGCGCGAGCTGCTCCGCAGGCGCGAGCACGTCCTCTCCGAAGCGGAGGAGATGATAATCGCGCGCGCCGGCGACATGGCGGGCGCCGCGGAGAACGCTTTCTCCATGCTTACGAACGCCGACATGGCCTTCCCGGCGATAAAGGATGAAAAGGGCAAAAGGGTCGAGATGTCCGAAGAGCGCGCGGTGGCGTATCTGCGCTCGCGCAGGCGCGCCGTGCGCAAAGCGGCCTTCGAGTCGCTCTATTCTCCCTTTTGCGCGATGAAGAACACCCTCGGCGCGACCTTCGACGGGATGCTTAAAGGCGCGAAGTTCTACGCCGCGTGCCGCAAATACGCATCGCCCCTGGCCGAGGCGCTCGACGCGGACGACATCCCGCTCTCCGTCTACGACAATCTCATCGATACGATAGAAAAAAATCTCGCGCCGATGTACCGCTACATGGAGCTCCGCAGGCGGGCGCTGCGCGTCAGGGAGCTTCAGATGTTCGACCTCTACGTGCCTTTAGTCGCCGACCCCTTCAAGGATATAGCGTGGAGCGACGCTAAAAAGATGATGTTCCGCTTCCTCGCACCGCTCGGCGAAGAGTATGTCGCTCAGACGCGCAGAGGGCTCGCAGAGGGCTGGGTCGACGTCTTCCCGAACAGGGGCAAGCGCAGCGGCGCCTATTCGTGGGGGAGCTACGCCACGCATCCCTATATTTTCATGAACTATACGAACAATTTAAACGATGTGATGACGCTCGTCCACGAGATGGGACACTCGATGCACAGCTACTACTCGCATAAGAGCCAGCCCTACGCGACCGCCGGCTACTGCATCTTCACAGCCGAGGTCGCCTCTACGACGAACGAAGTGCTATTCCTCTCCGGGCTGCTCGCCGAGACGAAGGAAAGGCGCCGCCGCCTCTACCTTCTGAACCGCAGGCTGGAAAACATAAGGACGACCGTCTACCGCCAGACGATGTTCGCGGCCTTCGAACGCGAGGCGCACGAGCGCGCGGCCAAGGGAGGGGACACGACGCCGGAGGGGTTGAAGGAGCTGTGGTATGCGCTGAACAGGAAGTATTACGGCGGCGGCGTCGTGATAAACGAACAGCTGAAGATGGAGTGGGCGAGGATCCCGCACTTTTACACGCCCTTCTACGTATACCAGTATTCGACCGGATTTTCCGCCGCTACCGCGCTCGCGCGCGGAATACTCGAAAGGGGGGAACCGGCGGCGAAGAAGTATCTCTCGTTCCTGACGAAGGGCGGCTCGGATCATCCGATAGAGCTGCTGAAGGGCGCCGGCGTCGACATGAGCACGCCGGCGCCGGTAGAAGCCGTCGTCAGGGAATTTGAGGAGACGCTCGACGAAATGGAGGCGCTGATATGA
- a CDS encoding MalY/PatB family protein, giving the protein MIYDFDSYFDRRNTNCEKWDDLKSTFGRDDILAMWVADMDFPAPQPVLDAICAKAREGALGYPNIPDSLRDAVRGWERERYGWDFPREAVCWAQGVVAGLSFATEAFTKPGDGMIIQTPVYPPFYRTVREAGRNIVKNPLKYRNGRYVMDFEGLEALVSPTCRVLILCSPHNPVARVWTREELERLADIAKRKNMIIVSDEIHQDLVYSDAKHTCLASLPGMEERTVTFVAPSKTFNIAGMKASAAIIPDEYLRGRYVSVLERFHLNSLNILGIAAMEAAYSKCGGWYEELVAYLEGNRDFAEKFVKEKMPKAHMDHPEGTYIFWIDFRGYGFDDRSLTDFLVNDAKVALDPGSWFGEEGNGFARINVGTRRALLAEGLERIAAALEKRENKKKKGK; this is encoded by the coding sequence ATGATTTACGATTTTGATTCTTATTTTGACAGAAGGAACACGAACTGCGAGAAGTGGGACGATCTTAAGTCTACATTCGGGCGCGACGACATTTTAGCGATGTGGGTGGCCGACATGGATTTCCCGGCGCCCCAGCCGGTGCTGGACGCTATATGCGCCAAGGCGCGCGAGGGCGCGCTCGGCTATCCGAATATCCCTGATTCGCTGCGCGATGCGGTGCGCGGCTGGGAGCGCGAGCGTTACGGCTGGGATTTCCCGCGCGAAGCCGTCTGCTGGGCGCAGGGGGTGGTCGCGGGTCTTTCGTTCGCGACGGAGGCCTTTACAAAGCCGGGCGACGGGATGATCATCCAGACGCCCGTCTATCCTCCCTTCTACAGGACGGTGCGCGAAGCGGGGCGCAACATCGTCAAAAATCCGCTGAAATACCGAAACGGTCGCTATGTTATGGATTTCGAAGGGCTCGAAGCGCTCGTCTCCCCGACGTGCCGCGTTCTGATACTCTGCAGCCCGCATAACCCCGTGGCGCGCGTATGGACGAGGGAAGAGCTTGAAAGACTGGCCGATATAGCGAAGCGCAAAAACATGATAATCGTCTCCGACGAGATTCATCAGGACCTCGTCTACAGCGACGCGAAACACACCTGCCTGGCCTCGCTGCCAGGCATGGAGGAGCGCACCGTCACCTTCGTCGCCCCGAGCAAGACCTTCAACATCGCCGGCATGAAGGCCTCCGCGGCGATAATCCCGGACGAATACCTGCGCGGCCGCTATGTCTCCGTGCTCGAAAGATTCCATTTGAATTCGCTGAATATCCTCGGCATCGCGGCGATGGAAGCGGCGTACAGCAAATGCGGTGGCTGGTACGAGGAGCTCGTCGCCTATCTCGAGGGCAACCGCGACTTCGCGGAAAAATTCGTCAAAGAGAAAATGCCTAAAGCCCATATGGATCATCCGGAAGGTACCTACATCTTCTGGATAGACTTCCGCGGCTACGGCTTCGACGACAGATCGCTGACGGATTTCCTCGTCAACGACGCGAAGGTCGCGCTCGACCCCGGCTCGTGGTTCGGCGAAGAAGGGAACGGCTTCGCGCGCATAAACGTCGGTACGCGACGCGCGCTGCTCGCCGAGGGGCTCGAACGTATCGCGGCCGCATTGGAAAAAAGAGAAAATAAAAAGAAAAAGGGGAAATAA
- a CDS encoding fumarylacetoacetate hydrolase family protein → MAKKETPMRYCRFMADGRAYSGILRGNSVDIVEGEPFSGITSMIRLSFPIDRVKFLPPFAPKKLWCVGRNYVGHVKELNHDVPEEPLIFLKATSAVTGTNDFIRIPSWAGAIHYEGELAVIIGKGGRNISEEDAYDHVLGYTIMNDVTARAMQGKDGQWTRSKSFDTFAPLGPAILIAKRLPKETRVVTRLNGRVVQDGAIEQMIFPIPRLISHISRFATLEEGDVISTGTPQGVGEIRVGDLIEVEIEPIGTLKNICAE, encoded by the coding sequence GTGGCGAAAAAAGAAACTCCGATGCGCTACTGCCGATTCATGGCTGACGGGCGGGCCTACAGCGGCATTCTGCGCGGAAACTCCGTGGATATAGTGGAGGGCGAGCCCTTCTCGGGAATCACGTCGATGATACGACTCAGCTTCCCGATCGACCGCGTGAAATTCCTGCCGCCTTTCGCACCAAAAAAACTTTGGTGCGTCGGCCGCAACTACGTCGGGCACGTGAAAGAGCTCAACCATGACGTACCGGAAGAGCCGCTGATTTTCCTGAAGGCCACCTCGGCGGTCACCGGCACCAACGACTTCATCAGGATACCTTCGTGGGCCGGAGCGATTCACTACGAAGGAGAGCTCGCGGTCATAATAGGAAAGGGAGGCAGAAACATTTCCGAAGAGGACGCCTACGACCACGTGCTCGGCTACACGATAATGAACGACGTCACCGCTCGCGCGATGCAGGGCAAAGACGGACAGTGGACGCGCTCCAAGAGCTTCGACACATTCGCGCCGCTCGGCCCGGCGATACTGATCGCGAAACGGTTGCCGAAAGAGACGCGCGTCGTTACGCGCCTGAACGGGCGTGTCGTGCAGGACGGCGCTATAGAGCAGATGATATTCCCCATCCCGCGCCTTATCTCCCACATCAGCCGCTTCGCGACGCTCGAAGAGGGCGACGTTATCTCCACGGGCACGCCGCAGGGCGTCGGGGAGATTCGCGTCGGAGACCTGATCGAGGTCGAGATCGAGCCGATAGGAACGCTGAAAAACATCTGTGCGGAATAA
- a CDS encoding GntR family transcriptional regulator, with protein sequence MSLADDIYYTLRNRILRGELPPGTALREEYLSEELRVSRTPLRKALTQLTAEGYLVKGRDRTLRIPQISESELIDTLEARKLVEIASVQKAALRAAPEDMERLEHFIWDEEEAMKMHDSVLVSSIDRMFHNYLGQMSGNGVFYDFIGQLGYKVSLFLALSDTLGDVISEALKEHRGILQAIKLKMPDSAAAAMKAHLDNVERRILESVKRREERRESVAEALPRQKRRNKRRAAKAK encoded by the coding sequence ATGAGTTTAGCCGATGACATTTATTACACGCTGAGAAACAGGATACTGCGCGGGGAACTTCCACCCGGCACGGCGCTTAGGGAGGAATATCTTTCCGAAGAGCTGCGGGTCAGCAGGACTCCGCTGAGAAAGGCGCTCACGCAGCTGACGGCCGAGGGCTACCTTGTAAAGGGCAGGGACAGGACGCTTCGCATACCGCAGATATCCGAAAGCGAACTGATCGACACGCTCGAAGCGAGAAAGCTCGTCGAGATCGCTTCGGTCCAGAAGGCCGCGCTGCGCGCTGCTCCCGAAGACATGGAACGCCTCGAGCATTTCATATGGGACGAGGAAGAGGCCATGAAGATGCACGACAGCGTCCTCGTCTCGTCGATCGACAGGATGTTCCATAATTATCTCGGGCAGATGTCCGGCAACGGCGTCTTTTACGATTTTATCGGGCAGCTCGGCTACAAGGTGTCGCTCTTCCTCGCGCTGAGCGACACGCTCGGCGACGTTATCAGCGAGGCGCTCAAGGAGCACCGCGGCATACTGCAAGCGATAAAGCTCAAAATGCCTGACAGCGCTGCGGCCGCGATGAAGGCTCATCTCGACAACGTCGAAAGGCGCATCTTAGAGAGCGTCAAACGCAGAGAGGAGCGGCGCGAAAGCGTCGCCGAAGCTCTTCCTCGGCAAAAGCGGCGAAACAAAAGGCGCGCGGCGAAGGCGAAATAG
- a CDS encoding TRAP transporter substrate-binding protein, whose protein sequence is MKKFLALVLIAAAVAFLPSHASAVTKMKLAYVVPEAQSTHVAAAKFFKPYVEQHTDGEIIVELYPNGQLGGDRQVIEAVGLGTIHMTIPAVAVLSGFDPHFQVFDLPFLFKSRQEAYDALDGELGTKLNELLPPLGIKNLAYAENGFRMITNNRGPVTKPADLKGLKIRTMENPIHMATFRALGANPTPMSFGELYTALQQKTVDAEENPIPLIYTSKFYEVQKYCSLSGHVYAATALLVNDDWFNSLPEKHQKVLQDAAKIYRTEQRKISAQQDKEMIESLKKNGMIVNEITPSEKKAFSAATAVVYKEFADMVKGGQELIDLAKK, encoded by the coding sequence ATGAAGAAATTTCTGGCCCTTGTTCTAATCGCGGCGGCGGTCGCTTTTTTGCCTTCGCACGCGTCGGCTGTGACGAAGATGAAGCTTGCCTACGTCGTCCCTGAAGCGCAGTCGACCCACGTGGCGGCAGCCAAGTTCTTCAAGCCGTATGTCGAGCAGCACACGGACGGCGAAATAATCGTCGAGTTATATCCCAACGGACAGCTCGGCGGCGACAGGCAGGTCATCGAAGCGGTCGGCCTGGGAACTATTCACATGACCATACCGGCGGTGGCCGTGCTCTCCGGCTTCGATCCGCATTTTCAGGTCTTCGACCTGCCGTTTCTTTTCAAAAGCAGGCAGGAAGCTTACGACGCCCTCGATGGAGAGTTGGGGACGAAGCTGAACGAACTCCTGCCGCCCTTGGGCATTAAAAATCTTGCCTACGCTGAAAACGGCTTCCGCATGATAACGAACAACAGGGGGCCCGTCACTAAACCGGCCGATCTAAAGGGGCTGAAGATCCGCACGATGGAGAACCCTATCCATATGGCCACCTTCAGAGCGTTGGGGGCGAACCCGACGCCGATGAGCTTCGGCGAGCTATATACTGCCTTGCAGCAAAAAACGGTGGATGCCGAGGAAAATCCGATACCTCTCATCTATACGTCAAAATTTTACGAGGTGCAGAAGTACTGTTCGCTCTCGGGGCACGTCTACGCGGCGACGGCGCTGCTCGTGAACGACGACTGGTTCAATAGCCTCCCCGAAAAACACCAGAAGGTGTTGCAGGATGCGGCGAAAATTTACCGGACCGAACAGCGCAAGATATCCGCACAGCAGGATAAGGAGATGATCGAGTCGCTGAAGAAAAACGGTATGATAGTAAACGAGATCACCCCAAGCGAGAAAAAGGCCTTCTCCGCGGCCACAGCGGTGGTATATAAAGAATTTGCCGACATGGTCAAAGGCGGCCAGGAGCTTATTGACCTGGCAAAAAAATAA
- a CDS encoding TRAP transporter small permease, translated as MLKKLWDNLEEYILVYSMMFSVALVFIQVIMRYVFSNSLSWSEELARYLFLWQIWLGASYAVKEHRHLRIEVVQDLIKTRKGKVCFELFAMLLWLGFSLFMVYEGGTLTKLLLQRGQVSPAMRIPMAYAYASVPVGCALMSARLCAEIAKNIRSVFGENGGASRWR; from the coding sequence GTGCTGAAAAAGCTGTGGGACAATTTGGAGGAGTATATTCTTGTTTACAGCATGATGTTCTCCGTGGCTCTCGTATTTATTCAGGTGATAATGCGTTACGTTTTCAGCAACTCTCTCTCGTGGAGCGAGGAGCTGGCGCGTTATCTTTTCCTATGGCAGATATGGCTGGGCGCCAGCTATGCGGTGAAGGAACACAGGCATCTGCGCATCGAAGTAGTGCAGGATCTGATAAAGACGAGAAAAGGGAAGGTGTGCTTCGAGCTCTTCGCCATGCTACTGTGGCTGGGATTCAGCCTCTTTATGGTCTATGAAGGGGGCACTTTGACGAAGCTGCTCTTACAGCGCGGACAGGTTTCTCCCGCTATGCGTATTCCCATGGCCTACGCGTATGCCTCGGTGCCGGTGGGCTGTGCGCTTATGTCCGCCCGCCTCTGCGCAGAGATAGCGAAGAATATCCGTAGTGTGTTCGGCGAAAACGGAGGCGCCTCCAGATGGAGATAG
- a CDS encoding TRAP transporter large permease, whose protein sequence is MEIAVLFGSMTLLLALSLPIGISLGMATAITLAYTNSVPLIMIAQNAFAALDSFPLLAIPFFMLAGALMSYGGISKRLVALAEAMVGAVLGGLAMVTVTACMFFAAISGSGPATVSAIGSFMIPAMRAKMYDDDFAAALTAAAGSIGVVIPPSIPFVIYGVISGASVGELFIAGILPGIIIGFSLMAVSYRVAKKRRYPISQNRIPLGRAFKEAFWALLVPLIILGGIYGGIFTPTEAAVVASVYALIIGKFIYGDLDFKTTYDAFKDAVLVNGATTFMIGLSMSFAAFLAMEQVPAKICDWMLSLSSSPVVILLVINILLLIVGCFVDNISSMIILTPILLPIVTKIGVDPVHFGLVMTVALATGFVTPPYGANLFVASAVSGVSMVRLSKAVMQMIAAMVLCLLLFTYVPYISMALVWALR, encoded by the coding sequence ATGGAGATAGCGGTACTTTTTGGCAGCATGACACTTTTGCTGGCCCTTTCCCTCCCCATTGGCATCTCTTTGGGTATGGCCACGGCCATCACTTTGGCATATACGAATTCCGTGCCGCTCATTATGATAGCGCAAAACGCCTTTGCCGCTCTGGATTCCTTCCCGCTGCTCGCCATCCCGTTTTTCATGCTCGCCGGTGCACTGATGAGCTACGGCGGGATATCTAAAAGGCTTGTCGCTCTTGCAGAAGCAATGGTAGGCGCAGTGCTCGGCGGACTGGCGATGGTCACTGTCACGGCCTGCATGTTCTTTGCGGCGATATCCGGCTCGGGACCGGCCACCGTTTCTGCGATAGGGTCGTTTATGATTCCCGCCATGAGGGCAAAGATGTACGACGACGATTTCGCGGCCGCTTTGACCGCCGCGGCGGGCTCTATCGGCGTCGTGATACCGCCTTCCATACCTTTTGTAATCTATGGGGTCATTTCGGGGGCGTCCGTAGGGGAGCTTTTTATTGCGGGTATTCTGCCCGGCATAATAATAGGTTTCTCACTGATGGCGGTTTCATATCGCGTCGCAAAAAAACGGCGCTACCCGATCTCACAGAACAGGATTCCGCTGGGGCGGGCCTTTAAAGAAGCCTTCTGGGCCCTGCTCGTACCGCTCATCATTCTTGGTGGAATATACGGCGGCATTTTTACGCCGACGGAGGCCGCCGTCGTGGCTTCGGTATACGCGCTAATAATAGGCAAGTTCATATACGGGGACCTTGATTTTAAAACGACTTACGACGCCTTTAAGGATGCGGTGCTGGTAAACGGCGCGACGACATTTATGATAGGCCTCTCCATGTCCTTCGCGGCGTTTCTGGCGATGGAGCAGGTGCCCGCAAAAATATGCGACTGGATGTTGTCTCTGTCTTCAAGCCCTGTCGTGATACTGCTCGTTATAAACATACTGCTGCTGATTGTCGGCTGTTTTGTGGACAACATATCGTCGATGATAATTTTGACGCCGATTCTGCTGCCGATAGTGACAAAGATCGGCGTTGATCCCGTGCATTTCGGGTTGGTGATGACGGTCGCCCTCGCTACTGGCTTCGTAACGCCTCCTTACGGTGCGAACCTATTTGTGGCGTCTGCCGTGTCGGGCGTGAGCATGGTCAGGCTTTCGAAGGCCGTAATGCAGATGATCGCAGCGATGGTGCTCTGCCTGTTGCTGTTCACCTATGTGCCCTACATAAGCATGGCGTTGGTGTGGGCGCTGAGGTGA